The genomic DNA TGGAATTGTATGTACTAGTCACGTCCCAGAAATTGTCGAGATCGAGCCATACGAGCGATGTGGAGTCATCTGTGAATGTCGAGAAAGAGTTGCCGCCTATGATCACGTCTGCAGAATTGATTATTCCCGCCTGCACCTGCCCCGCTGTCGCGATCAGCACTGCCACGCACGCCGCTGCCCGTTGAATTGCCCGTATCATCACGCTTCTCCCGTGTTGTTTTATTGGAAAGTTTGGCCCGCTAACGATCCAACATCGGTAGCGTCTGATGTGTGACGCTAGCATTGCCATGCAAGGGGAAGCAATAGACAATGTTGCAAAAAATTAGAAAAAAGGGAGATTTCACGCCTCGCCAATACGCTCCAGCAGGTTCATAAAGTGTAATCCCATGATGCTTGAGGGAGGAAGCGGTGAATCGTTTGTGTTTTTGATTTTGTCACGCTTAGTCTAGCCAGAGGCGTTCATTATAAAACTAGGGCACTGGATAGAGTTGCAGGAGCAACTCTTTTTCGGATGAGTCGTCGATTTCTTCCAGTCGCTGTTTGAACTCGTTTCTCGCTTGGGCTGCTTGCTGCTCTTGCCCGGCAAGCTGATGTGCAAGGGCACTCGCACCTGCGAGGCAGGCGTGGTCGAAAGGGTTTGCATCCTTGATGGAATTCAAGTGCGCTCTTGCGTGTGAGGCGTAGACGAGTCCGTTTTCTGGACGTTTGGCGATGCAATACGCCGTAGCCAGCAACAGGTCTGCTTTCAAAAGATTCAGCTCTGTGCCAGCGTGCTGCCAGTGAAATCTTGCAGCATGAGCCAAATGCAACATTTCCTCGATTTGTGTCTCTGTTCGGGACTCTGCCTCAACGAGATCCCAGCTACCGTTGTTGCATTCAATCGCAAACCAGCGGTGAGCTGCTGCGACGTCAAATTGAGGAGTTGTCATGTTTCTCTCTCGGTGAGGTTTGAGTTGGCGAAATCATGATTTTCGAACTGGTAATCAGAGCCAGCCTCGTGGCGAGTCATCTATCAAGTTGTGAAAACGCAAGCCGTGAAAGTGAACTTTACAAACGCAATAAGCACTAAAGATGCCCTGAGTTATGATTTTTTTAATGCGTTCTCCAGACCTTTCAGTTAATAAGGGGAAGCTGGCTGCTTGAACCTGGGTCTGCGATACCAAGGAAATTTTGACCTGTCCCATCAGAAGTCGCAAGGACATTGAGAGGAGCACTCCCAAGGTTTGGGGCGTTTTGAATCCAGATGTAAGTTGTGTTTGCATGTCCTCGCAAGATACCATACCGGTTGGATTGACAATGCTCATGAACACTATGTTTGAGGAACCTGCTGTGCTCTTAGGTGATATTCACTTGACTAAGGTCGAGGTGGAATCCAGATGAGTAGTGGAATGACCCCCGTCGAAGAGATGGTCCACCGCATTCTTGTTGTCGAAGACGACAAGGACGAGGCGGAGTTTCTGAAGGCATTTCTCAACGAAAATAAATATACGGTCGAAATTGCAAAAGACTCGGGGCAAGCACATGTCGCCTTTTCAATGCATCTGCCGGATTTCGTGATTCTCGATGTGATTCTGCCGAATGAGGTGTCCGGTTTCGAAGTCTGCGAACGGATGAAAAAAGAGAATCCGTTCATTCCCGTTATGATGCTGACCGCCATTGATATGGATGACGCCCGCTCACTCGCCTCACGAGTCGGAGCGGATGGATATATGACCAAGCCGTACGATCCGGAAGAGCTGCTTGCTCAAATTCATATCATCGCCGAAGATGTTTGGAAGCAACGACATTTAGGAACTCGACCTGACACGGGTGAGAAAGTCCGGTTTAATTGTGGAGAGTGCGGGAAACGTTTGAAGGTGAAGGCGTCGCACCGAGGGCGAACCTTGAATTGTCCTCGCTGTGGCCAGCCAGCAGTTGTTCCGCTTCACGATTAATCACGAAACACGTTGTTGATGTTGCTCAAGCCAAGTTGAATTCACTGATGGATAAATTACCTCTCCTCGAAATTCAGACCGGACGTCATAAAGGTC from Thalassoglobus polymorphus includes the following:
- a CDS encoding response regulator transcription factor encodes the protein MSSGMTPVEEMVHRILVVEDDKDEAEFLKAFLNENKYTVEIAKDSGQAHVAFSMHLPDFVILDVILPNEVSGFEVCERMKKENPFIPVMMLTAIDMDDARSLASRVGADGYMTKPYDPEELLAQIHIIAEDVWKQRHLGTRPDTGEKVRFNCGECGKRLKVKASHRGRTLNCPRCGQPAVVPLHD